The stretch of DNA CTCTTCTTCTCTGTGCCATTGCAGGACTTCTGGTCTGTGTCGTCTGTCTTCTGTTTTCCGGACAGATGCTGTCCATGATGAATACGAAACCGGAACTGATGGAGCAGGCTGTTTTATATATGAAGATTTATGCTCTGGGTATGCCGGCCATGGCTGTATACAATTTCGGTAACGGCGTATTAAGTGCCCGAGGCGATACGAAGCGACCACTGATCTATCTTTCCATTGCCGGAGTGATCAACGTTCTTCTGAACCTGTTTTTCGTTATCGTCTGTCATATGGCCGCCGCAGGTGTGGCAACTGCCAGCGCGATCGCCCTGTATATATCCGCTGCTCTGGTAATGATCCACCTCCTCCGGAGAAAAGACGAATGCAGGGTATCCCTGCATAAGCTCCGTCTTCACCCAAAGGCCTGTAAAGCAGTACTGCTTCTTGGTATTCCCACAGGTCTGCAGAACGGAATTTTTGCCATTGCAAATCTGTTCGTACAGGCCGGCGTCAACTCCTTCGATGCAGTCACAGTTTCCGGAAATGCTGCCGCTGCAAATGCAGACTCCCTGATCTACAACGTCATGTTCGCCTTCTATACTGCATGCGCAAGCTTCATCGGTCAGAACTGGGGTGCCGGAAATAAAAAACGTATGCTGAAGACTTATGGGATCAGTCTTACATATGCCTTCATCGCAGGCGCGATCCTTGGTGGACTGCTTCTTGTTTTCGGTCCGCAGTTTTTGTCACTGTTTGCCACAGAACCGGCCGTCATTGATGCCGGCATGGAAAGGATCCGGATCATGGGCTTCAGCTATGCCTTCAGCTGTTTTATGGATTGCAGCATCGCCGCTTCCCGTGGCATCGGAAAAAGTATCC from Blautia sp. SC05B48 encodes:
- a CDS encoding MATE family efflux transporter yields the protein MCENEKKKTHSIEMTSGSLWKNLLLFSLPLMGSQVLEVLFNLSDVAVVGRFADYMALGAVGSTTLLVTLFTGILIGMGAGVNVRVAHELGAENRKGTEETIHTSLLLCAIAGLLVCVVCLLFSGQMLSMMNTKPELMEQAVLYMKIYALGMPAMAVYNFGNGVLSARGDTKRPLIYLSIAGVINVLLNLFFVIVCHMAAAGVATASAIALYISAALVMIHLLRRKDECRVSLHKLRLHPKACKAVLLLGIPTGLQNGIFAIANLFVQAGVNSFDAVTVSGNAAAANADSLIYNVMFAFYTACASFIGQNWGAGNKKRMLKTYGISLTYAFIAGAILGGLLLVFGPQFLSLFATEPAVIDAGMERIRIMGFSYAFSCFMDCSIAASRGIGKSIPPTIIIILGSCVFRVIWFYTVFAHFQTISSLYLLYIFSWGITGFAEVLFFAVSFRKIRA